A portion of the Blautia hansenii DSM 20583 genome contains these proteins:
- a CDS encoding SOS response-associated peptidase family protein, whose amino-acid sequence MCGRYYVDDETSQEIEKIVKKLDQRLKIEHGQDIHPSESAVVLTKECREVAARQMQWGFPGFQGKGLLINARAEAILDKKTFRESVLHRRCVIPARHFYEWSKNKDKYTFQSPKQDATLFMAGCYQIYNGQNRFVILTTQANASVAPVHERMPLLLERQELEDWIMEDAAVEIILAKKPIPLNRTAEYEQLKLFS is encoded by the coding sequence ATGTGCGGAAGATATTATGTGGATGATGAAACTTCACAGGAGATTGAGAAGATTGTAAAGAAACTGGACCAGCGTTTAAAGATAGAGCATGGGCAGGACATCCATCCGTCTGAATCTGCAGTTGTACTTACAAAGGAGTGTAGGGAAGTGGCTGCAAGGCAGATGCAGTGGGGCTTTCCGGGATTCCAGGGAAAGGGACTGCTTATCAATGCAAGGGCAGAGGCGATACTAGACAAGAAGACCTTTCGAGAAAGTGTGCTACATCGAAGATGTGTGATTCCCGCCCGTCACTTTTACGAATGGAGTAAAAACAAAGATAAATATACTTTTCAAAGTCCAAAGCAGGATGCCACATTATTTATGGCAGGGTGTTATCAAATCTATAATGGCCAAAATCGTTTTGTTATTCTGACTACACAGGCAAATGCTTCCGTAGCACCGGTGCATGAACGGATGCCATTGCTTTTGGAACGACAAGAACTGGAAGATTGGATTATGGAGGATGCAGCGGTAGAAATTATTCTTGCTAAGAAGCCCATACCGTTGAATCGGACAGCAGAATATGAACAACTGAAATTATTTTCGTAA
- a CDS encoding AbrB/MazE/SpoVT family DNA-binding domain-containing protein has protein sequence MDYATTLNIDQQGRIIIPAKVRKALQLHTGDVLMLEADTRNICLRKCDSHIPMDIRLDSFLDILHSNVPCRILLCNHSKIIASKNYHTALNMPVTESIQRLLQQGKMKLFSEKERIYPTMTGKYPISAFFPISKKDELGEALGLLLCAKNQQPFSEMDLGCAKMTAAAISRYIQQNYERKVT, from the coding sequence ATGGATTATGCTACAACACTAAATATTGACCAACAAGGGCGGATCATTATTCCTGCCAAAGTAAGAAAAGCCCTACAGCTTCATACAGGCGATGTATTGATGTTGGAAGCTGACACACGCAACATCTGTCTTCGTAAATGCGACTCCCATATCCCTATGGATATCCGGTTAGACAGTTTTCTGGATATTTTACATAGCAATGTCCCTTGCCGGATTCTGTTATGTAATCATTCCAAAATCATTGCTTCCAAGAATTATCATACAGCACTTAATATGCCTGTAACAGAAAGTATTCAAAGGCTTCTGCAACAGGGAAAGATGAAATTATTCTCTGAAAAGGAACGCATATACCCTACTATGACAGGAAAATATCCCATATCAGCCTTTTTCCCTATTTCTAAAAAAGACGAATTGGGGGAAGCCCTGGGACTTTTACTATGTGCAAAAAATCAACAGCCTTTCAGCGAAATGGATTTAGGCTGTGCCAAAATGACTGCAGCGGCGATTTCCCGCTACATCCAACAAAATTATGAAAGGAAGGTGACATAA